One segment of Gordonia terrae DNA contains the following:
- a CDS encoding class I SAM-dependent methyltransferase: MTTFKDSTPSSVDSHAGKMTLAEIFETLLGGNLSIRITAYDGSSAGPADAQYGLDLKTPRGTTYLVTAPGDLGLARAYIAGDLELIGAHPGDPYPALKALASNLQFHRPSPLALAHIARSLGIEHFKPIAPPPQEAVPRWRRFAEGLRHSKSRDAEVIHYHYDVSNTFYEWVLGPSMTYTCAVYPERDASLEAAQENKYRLIFEKLRLKPGDRLLDIGCGWGGMVRYAARRGVHAIGATLSAEQAQWAQKAIADEGLGEFAEVRHSDYRDITESGFDAVSSIGLTEHIGVHNYPAYFGFMRDKLRPGGMLLNHCITRPDNASRSKAGSFIDRYVFPDGELTGSGKIISKLQDIGGMEVIHEENFREHYAMTLRDWNINLVEHWDEAVAEVGEGTALLWGLYMAGCRIGFDRNIIQLHHVLATKLDEDGGHQVPLRPWWDA, encoded by the coding sequence ATGACCACGTTCAAGGACAGCACGCCGTCGAGTGTCGACTCACACGCCGGCAAGATGACCCTCGCCGAGATCTTCGAGACCCTCCTCGGCGGCAATCTCTCGATCCGGATCACCGCCTACGACGGCAGCAGCGCCGGACCCGCGGACGCCCAATACGGCCTCGACCTCAAGACCCCGCGGGGGACGACGTATCTGGTGACCGCGCCCGGCGACCTCGGGCTCGCACGGGCCTACATCGCAGGCGATCTCGAACTCATCGGCGCCCACCCCGGCGACCCGTACCCCGCACTGAAGGCTCTCGCCAGCAACCTGCAGTTCCACCGTCCCTCCCCGCTGGCACTCGCGCACATCGCCAGGTCGCTGGGCATCGAGCACTTCAAGCCGATCGCACCGCCGCCGCAGGAGGCCGTGCCGCGCTGGCGGCGATTCGCGGAAGGACTGCGGCACAGCAAGTCCCGCGACGCCGAGGTCATCCACTACCACTACGACGTCTCGAACACGTTCTACGAGTGGGTCCTCGGACCGTCGATGACCTACACCTGCGCCGTCTACCCGGAACGCGACGCATCGCTGGAAGCCGCGCAGGAGAACAAGTACCGCCTCATCTTCGAGAAGCTCCGCCTCAAGCCCGGCGACCGCCTCCTCGACATCGGTTGCGGCTGGGGCGGAATGGTCCGCTATGCCGCCCGACGCGGCGTCCACGCCATCGGGGCGACACTGTCCGCCGAGCAGGCGCAGTGGGCCCAGAAGGCCATCGCCGACGAAGGACTCGGCGAGTTCGCCGAGGTCCGGCACAGCGACTACCGCGACATCACCGAGAGCGGATTCGACGCCGTGTCGTCCATCGGGCTCACCGAGCACATCGGCGTCCACAACTACCCCGCGTACTTCGGCTTCATGCGCGACAAGCTCCGCCCCGGCGGCATGCTGCTCAACCACTGCATCACCCGGCCCGACAACGCCAGTCGCAGCAAAGCCGGATCGTTCATCGACCGCTACGTGTTCCCCGACGGAGAGCTCACCGGCTCCGGCAAGATCATCTCGAAGCTGCAGGACATCGGCGGCATGGAGGTCATCCACGAGGAGAACTTCCGCGAGCACTACGCGATGACGCTGCGTGACTGGAACATCAACCTCGTCGAGCACTGGGACGAGGCGGTGGCCGAGGTCGGCGAGGGCACCGCGCTGCTGTGGGGCCTCTACATGGCAGGATGCCGAATCGGCTTCGACCGCAACATCATCCAGCTCCATCACGTGCTCGCCACGAAGCTCGACGAGGACGGCGGTCACCAGGTACCACTCCGGCCGTGGTGGGACGCCTGA
- a CDS encoding M15 family metallopeptidase encodes MRRVAVRLGLSLMSVTAALTMSMACAAATPTEAPAVGASPGGGTSGSAVGAPAVGPAPSMRMPVDRRVSAVGFVDVRTAVPDAVLDLRYATADNFVGERLYPPNARCLVHESMTPGLRTAARTLRARGEVLVFWDCYRPHSVQQKMFDKVPDPAWVARPGPYSTSHEAGRSVDVTLADGRPNCPPARVVGDRCRLDMGTDFDSFTPRATAYATEGVSAPARAARTRLREAMAAGGLTIYAGEWWHFDGPGAHVRRPVIDVPVT; translated from the coding sequence ATGCGACGAGTAGCGGTGCGCCTCGGACTGTCACTGATGTCGGTGACGGCGGCGCTCACGATGTCGATGGCGTGCGCTGCGGCGACCCCGACCGAAGCGCCTGCGGTCGGTGCGTCTCCCGGCGGCGGAACATCGGGATCGGCGGTCGGAGCTCCCGCCGTCGGGCCGGCGCCGTCGATGCGGATGCCGGTCGACCGGCGGGTCAGCGCCGTCGGTTTCGTCGACGTCCGGACCGCGGTTCCCGACGCCGTCCTCGACCTGCGATATGCGACGGCCGACAACTTCGTCGGCGAGCGACTGTACCCGCCGAACGCCCGCTGTCTGGTCCACGAATCGATGACCCCGGGACTTCGAACCGCCGCGCGGACTCTACGGGCCCGCGGCGAGGTGCTGGTGTTCTGGGACTGCTACCGGCCGCACTCGGTGCAGCAGAAGATGTTCGACAAGGTGCCGGATCCCGCGTGGGTGGCCAGGCCGGGGCCGTATTCGACCAGCCACGAAGCCGGACGTTCGGTTGACGTGACACTGGCCGACGGCCGCCCGAACTGTCCTCCGGCGCGCGTCGTCGGCGACCGGTGTCGTCTCGACATGGGGACCGACTTCGACTCGTTCACCCCGCGGGCCACCGCGTATGCGACCGAGGGGGTGTCCGCGCCGGCACGGGCCGCTCGAACCCGCCTTCGAGAGGCGATGGCCGCCGGTGGGCTGACGATCTACGCGGGGGAGTGGTGGCACTTCGACGGACCCGGCGCCCACGTCCGCCGCCCGGTCATCGACGTGCCGGTCACCTGA
- a CDS encoding glycosyltransferase 87 family protein — protein sequence MNLPRPVLLATGFAVVGVIALALQDVVVPLGAQFWGLLNNQIDLAVYQAGARSVTGGISLYDVKMVGDLDYTYSPFSALLFSPLAWVSFDLARPLWTAGIVVALYLVIMLSFRSLGRPVTWPLRVIAVSLVAVAMLFEPVRTTIWYGQINVFLMLVILADLTRPDGGRLKGFWTGVAAGIKLTPLIFAGYFLVQRNWRALAGVIGGFATTVVIGFAVLPGDSWSYWTGKLFESDRVGSAQLRGNQSLRGMLANHLDTDNPPTLLWLVVVLAALAVGFAVATYAHRKGQELLAISIVGMTACVVSPMSWGHHWVWFIPILVIGVHLVLDVRRPRTPRVWAGVGVAALVLLAFSWPTHVPALIPDGYYTGLYVKTHIRWMNWFTVSPYLWAYLGVLVATVVGLRMVGSRGPSTSDPVIPAGVAAAVIADGGLPTGDAGGSGAEDRRHADRSGGESGPPESDRPSEPTDHVHGMADDLVGTDGEPVSETPEQGSAPPV from the coding sequence GTGAATCTGCCCAGGCCGGTTCTTCTCGCAACCGGTTTCGCCGTCGTGGGGGTCATCGCACTGGCGCTCCAGGACGTCGTCGTACCCTTGGGCGCCCAGTTCTGGGGGTTGCTGAACAATCAGATCGACCTTGCGGTGTATCAGGCGGGCGCCCGGTCGGTGACCGGAGGCATCAGCCTCTACGACGTCAAGATGGTCGGCGACCTGGACTACACCTATTCGCCGTTCTCCGCGCTGTTGTTCAGTCCGCTGGCCTGGGTGTCCTTCGATCTCGCGCGTCCGCTGTGGACCGCAGGCATCGTCGTGGCGCTCTACCTGGTGATCATGCTGAGCTTCCGCAGCCTCGGCCGACCGGTGACCTGGCCGTTGCGCGTCATCGCGGTGTCGCTGGTCGCGGTGGCGATGTTGTTCGAGCCGGTGCGGACGACCATCTGGTACGGACAGATCAACGTCTTCCTGATGCTCGTCATCCTCGCGGACCTGACGCGTCCGGACGGTGGACGCCTCAAGGGGTTCTGGACCGGCGTCGCCGCCGGCATCAAGCTGACACCCCTCATCTTCGCCGGATACTTCCTGGTGCAGCGGAACTGGCGCGCCCTCGCGGGGGTCATCGGTGGTTTCGCCACCACCGTGGTGATCGGTTTCGCGGTGTTGCCGGGGGATTCGTGGTCGTACTGGACCGGAAAACTGTTCGAGTCCGACCGGGTCGGGTCGGCGCAGTTGCGCGGCAACCAGTCCCTCCGCGGCATGCTCGCCAACCACCTCGACACCGACAATCCGCCGACGCTCCTGTGGCTCGTCGTGGTCCTGGCGGCACTCGCGGTCGGCTTCGCGGTCGCGACCTACGCCCATCGCAAGGGCCAGGAACTCCTGGCCATCAGCATCGTCGGCATGACCGCGTGCGTCGTGTCGCCGATGTCCTGGGGCCATCACTGGGTCTGGTTCATCCCGATCCTGGTCATCGGGGTCCACCTGGTCCTCGACGTCCGACGCCCGCGCACCCCGCGGGTGTGGGCGGGTGTTGGTGTCGCGGCTCTCGTCCTGCTTGCGTTCTCGTGGCCGACGCACGTGCCCGCGCTGATCCCCGACGGCTATTACACGGGGTTGTACGTCAAGACCCACATCCGGTGGATGAACTGGTTCACCGTCAGCCCCTACCTGTGGGCCTACCTCGGTGTGCTCGTCGCAACGGTCGTCGGCCTGCGGATGGTCGGCAGCCGCGGACCGTCGACGTCCGACCCGGTCATCCCGGCCGGCGTCGCGGCCGCTGTCATCGCCGACGGCGGCTTGCCGACCGGTGATGCGGGCGGCTCCGGGGCCGAGGACCGGCGGCATGCGGACAGAAGCGGCGGTGAGTCCGGACCCCCCGAGTCCGACCGCCCGTCCGAGCCCACCGACCACGTCCACGGTATGGCCGATGACCTGGTCGGAACCGACGGCGAACCCGTCAGCGAGACACCCGAACAGGGGTCTGCTCCGCCAGTGTGA
- a CDS encoding DNA polymerase III subunit gamma and tau produces MALYRTYRPATFADVVGQEHVTDPLSRALDSGRINHAYLFSGPRGCGKTSSARILARSLNCVQGPTSTPCGTCASCVALAPGGPGNLDVIELDAASHGGVDDTRELRDRAFYAPAESRYRVFIVDEAHMVTNAGFNALLKIVEEPPEHLIFVFATTEPEKVLPTIRSRTHHYPFRLLAPPVMRGLLEKICERENVTVAPEVYPLVIRAGGGSPRDSLSILDQLLAGADDDGVAYERALALLGVTDVALIDTAVDALADADGSALFGTVEKVVDAGHDPRRFAVDLLERLRDLILLQAVPDAADRGLVEAPGDQLARMRAQIETLGPASLTRFAEIVHNALGEMRGTTSPRLLLEVMCARMLLPAVSADDAALLQRLERLESGIGTTSIPVPAKPAEPEPEPKFVRPSQRKAMEDAKAAQASDRAAAEAVEADAAAPEPVAPEPVAPEPTAPEPTAPEPVAPEPVAPEPVAPEPVAPDLDSAAPTEGPAEDESMFDELIAEQPSVDATDPDPVADPAPATPTQPPARAERTPSAPEPPSRPRVTSSPEPEPVAVSASTSPYDDIPLPDEPVDEDDVPPPDAMPVRARRPEPAPEPEAEAESEPEAPAGLDADSVRKRYQDFRAAVRERSKSLEPMLSAAVIADVDGTTVVLSHPVEVLVGRLSAPHAVTIIREALTEVFGTELDVRTVHQAPGAAAPTGASAAPPSKQPGKARQSYSRPSRARDQSATPAPAPEPVAEPEEPEPPRADEDIPHDERAEMVADARTGNPEQRLDPDQVALELLKSELGARPLE; encoded by the coding sequence GTGGCTCTGTATCGCACCTATCGCCCGGCTACCTTCGCCGACGTCGTGGGGCAGGAGCACGTCACCGATCCGTTGAGCCGCGCCCTGGATTCCGGGCGCATCAACCACGCGTATCTCTTCTCGGGTCCGCGTGGCTGTGGCAAGACGTCGTCGGCGCGAATCCTGGCCCGTTCGCTGAACTGTGTGCAGGGGCCGACCTCCACACCGTGCGGGACCTGCGCCTCATGCGTGGCGCTCGCGCCGGGCGGACCGGGCAACCTCGACGTCATCGAACTCGACGCCGCGAGCCATGGTGGTGTCGACGACACCCGCGAGCTCCGCGACCGCGCGTTCTACGCGCCCGCCGAGTCGCGCTACCGCGTCTTCATCGTCGACGAGGCGCACATGGTGACGAACGCGGGCTTCAACGCGCTCCTCAAGATCGTCGAGGAGCCGCCGGAGCACCTGATCTTCGTGTTCGCGACCACCGAACCCGAGAAGGTGCTCCCGACCATCCGGTCGCGGACCCATCACTATCCGTTCCGGCTGCTCGCGCCGCCGGTCATGCGCGGCCTGCTGGAGAAGATCTGCGAGCGCGAGAACGTGACGGTGGCGCCCGAGGTGTATCCGCTCGTCATCCGTGCGGGCGGCGGATCTCCTCGTGACTCACTGTCGATCCTCGACCAGTTGCTCGCCGGCGCCGACGACGACGGGGTCGCCTACGAACGCGCCCTGGCCCTGCTCGGTGTCACCGACGTCGCGCTGATCGACACCGCCGTCGACGCACTCGCCGACGCCGACGGGTCGGCGTTGTTCGGCACGGTGGAGAAGGTGGTCGACGCCGGGCACGACCCCCGGCGATTCGCCGTCGACCTGCTCGAGCGTCTGCGCGATCTGATTCTGCTGCAAGCGGTTCCAGATGCTGCCGACCGCGGGTTGGTCGAGGCCCCGGGCGACCAGCTCGCCCGGATGCGCGCCCAGATCGAGACCCTCGGCCCGGCGTCGCTGACGCGGTTCGCCGAGATCGTGCACAACGCGCTCGGGGAGATGCGGGGCACCACGTCGCCGCGGCTGCTGCTCGAGGTGATGTGCGCGCGGATGCTGTTGCCCGCAGTGTCCGCCGACGACGCGGCGCTGCTGCAGCGACTCGAACGACTCGAGTCGGGCATCGGCACCACGTCGATCCCGGTGCCCGCGAAGCCGGCTGAGCCGGAACCGGAGCCGAAGTTCGTCCGGCCGTCGCAACGCAAGGCGATGGAAGACGCCAAGGCCGCCCAGGCTTCCGACCGTGCGGCTGCCGAGGCGGTGGAGGCCGACGCCGCGGCTCCCGAACCCGTGGCGCCGGAACCCGTGGCGCCGGAACCGACCGCGCCGGAACCGACCGCGCCGGAACCTGTGGCGCCGGAACCCGTGGCGCCGGAACCCGTGGCGCCGGAACCCGTGGCGCCGGACCTCGACTCCGCCGCACCGACCGAAGGGCCCGCCGAGGACGAATCGATGTTCGACGAGCTGATCGCCGAACAGCCGAGCGTCGATGCGACAGACCCCGACCCGGTGGCAGACCCGGCGCCTGCCACGCCGACGCAACCGCCGGCTCGTGCCGAGCGGACTCCGTCCGCGCCGGAGCCGCCGTCGCGTCCGCGGGTGACGTCTTCGCCGGAACCGGAACCAGTCGCCGTATCCGCGTCGACGTCGCCCTACGACGACATCCCGCTTCCCGATGAGCCCGTCGATGAGGACGACGTGCCACCACCGGATGCGATGCCCGTCCGCGCCCGCCGGCCAGAACCCGCACCCGAGCCGGAAGCAGAGGCCGAGTCCGAGCCCGAGGCGCCCGCCGGTCTCGACGCCGACTCGGTGCGCAAGCGGTATCAGGACTTTCGGGCCGCGGTGCGTGAGCGTTCGAAGAGTTTGGAGCCGATGCTCTCGGCAGCGGTCATCGCCGACGTCGACGGAACGACCGTGGTGTTGTCGCATCCCGTCGAGGTGTTGGTCGGGCGTCTGTCGGCGCCGCACGCCGTCACGATCATCCGAGAGGCGCTGACCGAGGTCTTCGGTACCGAACTCGACGTTCGCACGGTGCACCAGGCGCCGGGTGCCGCCGCGCCCACGGGCGCGTCTGCCGCACCGCCGTCGAAGCAGCCGGGTAAGGCGCGCCAGTCGTATTCACGGCCGAGTCGTGCGCGCGACCAGTCGGCGACGCCGGCGCCCGCGCCGGAACCGGTTGCCGAACCGGAGGAACCCGAGCCGCCACGCGCCGACGAGGACATCCCGCACGACGAGCGCGCGGAGATGGTGGCCGACGCGCGGACCGGGAACCCCGAGCAGCGGCTCGACCCGGACCAGGTGGCGCTGGAATTGCTCAAGTCCGAGTTGGGGGCCAGGCCGCTCGAGTGA